CACCTGGATTTTTTGCCGGAAAGCCACACCGACTTTATCATTGCGGTCCTCGGCGAAGAGTTCGGCCTGGTGGGCGCCTGCCTGCTGCTGTTGGTCTATCTGCTCCTGATCGGCCGTGGCCTGGTGATCACCGCCCAGGCCCAGACCTTGTTCGGCAAGCTGCTGGCAGGCAGCCTGACCATGACCTTCTTCGTGTACGTGTTCGTCAATATCGGCATGGTCAGTGGCCTGTTGCCGGTCGTGGGGGTGCCCCTGCCCTTCATCAGCTACGGCGGAACCCACCTGGTGACGCTGCTGTCGGGGTTCGGGGTATTGATGGCCATCCATACCCATCGCAAATGGATCGCCCAGGTTTGAAACGAGTGAATGATTTGAACGCACTGCGTAAGTGGATGCAGCTGGGGGCTGGCGGGATTGCCCTGGCGGGCCTCCTGGGGATGGCGGTTCCGGCTGCGGCCGGAGACTACGAGGGATCGCCGCAGGTGGCCGAGTTCGTCGCCGAGATGACCCGTGACTACGGCTTCGCCGGTGAGCAACTGATGGCGCTGTTCCGCGAGGTGCAGCGCAAGCAGTCGATCCTCGACGCCATTTCCCGTCCCGCCGAGCGGGTCAGGCCCTGGAAGGAGTACCGCCCGATCTTCATCACCCCGGCGCGCATCCAGAAGGGCGTGACCTTCTGGAGCCAGCACGCCGATGCCCTGGCCCGTGCCGAGAAGGAGTACGGGGTGCCGGCCGAGGTGATAGTCGCGATCATCGGTGTCGAGACCTTCTACGGAGGCAACACCGGCAGCTTCCGCGTGATCGACGCGCTGTCCACCCTGGGCTTCGACTACCCGCCGCGCGCGGACTTCTTCCGCAAGCAGCTCAAGGAGTTCCTCCTGCTGACCCGCGAGGAGCAGGTCGACCCGCTGATGCTCAAGGGGTCCTACGCCGGCGCCATGGGCCTGCCCCAGTTCATGCCGAGCAGCTTCCGCGCCTACGCCGTGGATTTCGACGGCGACGGCCATATCGATATCTGGGGCAATCCGGTGGACGCCATCGGCAGCGTTGCCAGCTATTTCAAGCGTCACGGCTGGGAAACGGGTGGCCAGGTGGTCAGCCGTGCCGAGGTGCGGGGCGATCGAATCGACGAAGGGTTGACCCAGGGGCTGGACCCGGTGAAG
This genomic window from Pseudomonas furukawaii contains:
- the mltB gene encoding lytic murein transglycosylase B; translation: MQLGAGGIALAGLLGMAVPAAAGDYEGSPQVAEFVAEMTRDYGFAGEQLMALFREVQRKQSILDAISRPAERVRPWKEYRPIFITPARIQKGVTFWSQHADALARAEKEYGVPAEVIVAIIGVETFYGGNTGSFRVIDALSTLGFDYPPRADFFRKQLKEFLLLTREEQVDPLMLKGSYAGAMGLPQFMPSSFRAYAVDFDGDGHIDIWGNPVDAIGSVASYFKRHGWETGGQVVSRAEVRGDRIDEGLTQGLDPVKNVGDLRALGWASTDALRDDVPVTAFRLEGNEGAEYWMGLPNFYVITRYNRSVMYAMAVHQLSQSLVDARGGR